From the Triticum urartu cultivar G1812 chromosome 4, Tu2.1, whole genome shotgun sequence genome, the window TAGAACCAAGGTCTATCTTTTTGATCAGAGGTTGAATCGATCATCAGAAGAAGAATTAGGCCAAAAATTAGGATACATTCTGGGAAAATGAAACTTCCATTGAAGAGAAGCAAATGAAACGCTTTCATAAAAATTCTCGTAGAATCGAGAATGAAGTTTTCATTTCATAAAATTCTGAAAGAGAATATATTTTCTGTACATGCCAGATCATGAATTAGTAACTGCATCCAATCTCCGAAAAGTCCCGATTGTTTCGATTTTTGAAATGGGATATTTACGGAATCCCCATGAATAGGATCAAACCTTATTCCATGCTATTTCCATAAGATTCTTCTTTCTTATTCTTAAGCAAGCCCTCGAGAGGGCTTAGTTGATCATGATTTCtgttttctctttcttttcctttttgtttGTTTCGAGAAAGATATCGTCCGATTCTCCTTCTATTGATTCTTTTCCGATCGAGATGTACGGATCCATGTGTCTACATACATAGATTCTGTTCATGGATTAACGAAAATGTGCAAGAGCTCTATTTGCCTCTGCCATTCTATGAGTCGCTTCCTTTTTGCGTATGGCACCCCCACTCCCTTTGGCAGCATCTACTAATTCGGAACTTAATTTGAAAGCCATATTTCGACCCGGACGCTTTTGGGATGCTTCTAATAACCAACGAATGGCAAGTGCTCTTCCTTGTTTAGATCCTATTTCAATCGGAACTTTCCGCGTCGATCCTTTTTTATTACGTCTTGTTTTTACTCCTAtattgggagttactctacgtatTGCTTGACGTAAAACCAATAGTGGATTTGTTTCTGTCTTTTGTTGAATCTTTTTCACGGCTCGATAGAGAATTTGATAAGCCAATGATTTTTTTCCGTCTTTCATAATACGGTTAACCACCATGTTAACTAATCGATTACGAAAAATTGGATCGGATTTTGCAGTTCTTTTTTCTGCAGTACCTCGACGTGACATGAGCGTGAAAGAGGTTCAAGAATCCGTTTTCTTTTTATAAGGGCTAAAATCACttatttttttggctttttgACCCCATATTGTAGGGTGGATCTCGAAAGATAGGAAAGATCTCCCTCCAAGCCGTACATACGACTTTCATCGAATACGGCTTTCCACAGAATTCTATAGGGATCTATGAGATCGAGTATGGAATTCTGTTTACTCACTTTAAATTGAGTATCCGTTTCCCTCCTTTTCCCGCTAGGATCGGAAATCCTGTATTTTCCATATCCATACGATCGAGTCCTTAGGTTTCCGAAATAGTGTAATGGAAAAAGAAGTGCTTCGAATCATTGCTATTTGACTCGGACCTGTTCTGAAAAAGTCGAGGTATTTCGAATTGTTTGTTGACACGGACAAAGTAAGGGAAAACCTCTGAAAGAATTTCCATATTGACCTTGGACATATAAGAGTTCCGAATCGAATCTCTTTAGAAAGAGGATCTTTTGTCTCATGGTAGCCTGCTCCAGTCCCCTTACGAAACTTTCGTTATTGGGTTAGCCATACACTTCACATGTTTCTAGCGATTCACATGGCATCATCAAATGATACAAGTCTTGGATAAGAATCTACAACGCACTAGAACGCCCTTGTTGACGATTCTTTACTGCGACAGCATCTAGGGTTCCTCGAATAATGCGATATCTCACACCGGGTAAATCCTTAACCCTTCCTCCTCTTACTAATACTACAGAATGTTCTTGTAAATTATGGCCAATACCAGGTATATAAGCAGTGATTTCAAATCC encodes:
- the LOC125551826 gene encoding 30S ribosomal protein S7, chloroplastic is translated as MSRRGTAEKRTAKSDPIFRNRLVNMVVNRIMKDGKKSLAYQILYRAVKKIQQKTETNPLLVLRQAIRRVTPNIGVKTRRNKKGSTRKVPIEIGSKQGRALAIRWLLEASQKRPGRNMAFKLSSELVDAAKGSGGAIRKKEATHRMAEANRALAHFR